Sequence from the Candidatus Delongbacteria bacterium genome:
GGCAACCCGTGTATCACGACCTGTCCGCTTTTCCCCGGCGCAGAACATCCCCGGAGGTCCTGAGGTGTCCTCAATCCGATCGTTGACCCTGGTGCTGCTGCTTGCGGGAACCTGCCGGGCAGAGCCAGTGGATCCCCAATCCAATCCGGAGCACACACTGCGCAGGCCCTGGGGTCAGGTGCTCGTGCTCAATGGCAGCAAGCACATCGCGGGAACCGGCTGGGGCAGCGGAGCCAGACAGACCCTCGGCGGACAGGAGCTGGATCTTGCTCCCGGCAGAGGGCCGCTGAACCTGGCACTGCGTGTCGTCACGACCAGAAACCGCGAGCTGGATAGGCCATTGCGCCGGCACTGGGCTCAGCTGGTGGTGCTCAATGGCAGCAAGCACATCGCGGGAACCGGCTGGGGCAGCGGGGCAAACCAGACCACCAGCGGGCTTGAGCTTGCTTTTGCTCCCGGCAGAGGTTCGCTGAACCTGGCACTGCGCATCGTCACGACCAGAAACCGCGATCTGGATCTGCCACTGCCGGGATCGATTGATTGGCAGTATCCAATGGACACGACGGCCAGTGCGTTCGAGCTCTCGCTGGGATTGCGCAAGGATTTCTGGTTGTCCACTCCGGTCTGGACTCCGTGGGTGAGCGCGGGTGTCGTGCTGATCAGTTCCAATTGCTCATTCTGGGCTGACGATCTGTCGCTCATTGTGTTCGAAGGTTCGGCCATGGGTCCGACTCTGGGAACGGGCGTGCAGCTCAGATTTCTGGATCACGGGGTACTGGGGCTGGAACTGCGGCACAGCAGCGCCTGGACCCTGCTCTCCCCACGCTATGGCGGCGACGCCACGGACAGTTATCACTCGAACAGCGGGGGCAGATCCATAGCGCTCACATTCGGCCTGATCTGGTGACCGGCATGCATCACGCGTGACATGAAAAAGGCTCCGCGGCGAGTCGACAGTGCGAACCTCCGCGGAGCCTGATATCATCTGACAGGCGCTGGTGGACTGAGGACCTAGTCCGTGTCGAAGCCCATTTCCTTGCACCAGTCTTCGTTGTAGAACTTGCTCAGGTAGCGCTCGCCGTTGTCGCAGAGCATGGCCACGATGGTCTGGTCCTTGCCCATGGTGCGTGCGTACTCCATGGTGGCGCAGAGGATGGTGCCCGTGCTGCCTCCCGCGAAGATGCCTTCGCTGCGCGCCAGTTTGCGGGCCATGCGGAAACTGTCGTTGTCGGCCACGTAGAACATCCTGTCCACATGGTCGAAGCGCAGGGTCTCGGGCATGAAGTCCTCGCCGATACCCTCCACATGGTAGAATTCGCCCTCGCGCATCTCGCCCGTGTCAAACAGATGCTTCAGGCTGCTGCCCACCGGGTCGGCGCCGATGATCTGGATGTTGGGGTTCTTCTCCTTGAGGAACTTGCCCACACCCGTGATCGTGCCACCGGTACCCATGCCAGCCACGAAGGCGTCGATCTTTCCCTCGGTGGCGTTCCAGATTTCCTGCGCGGTCGTGCGATAATGGATCTGCGGATTCACCTGGTTGTAGAACTGGTTCAGCATCACCGCACCCGGAGTTTCCTTGGTGATGCGGCGGGCGGTGTTGAGAAAACTCTCGGGGTGATCCCAGGGCACATCGGAACGCGTGCGAACCACCTTGCCGCCGAAGGCGCGGATGATGCGCTCACGCTCCATGGACATCTTGCTGGGCATCACGATGATGCAGCCATAACCGCGCGCCGCGCAGACCATGGCCACTCCCACCCCCATGTTGCCGCTGGTGGCTTCCACCACGATCCCGCCGGGCTTGATCTCGCCGCGCTGCTCCATGTCCTCGATGATGGCCCAGGACACGCGCTCCTTGACGCTGCCCGCAGGGTTGAAGCGCTCCACCTTGCCCAGGATGGTCGGTGGCACCTCGGCCGAGAAGCGGTTGAGACGTACCAGTGGTGTGTTGCCGATCGTGTCCAGAATGTTGTCGTAAATCATGGTCCATCCGAATTGGGGGTTGGGTTGCGCCAGGGTTCAGACTTGCAGCCGGAGCAGCGCGCTGCCCGGATAGTAGTGTGACAGAATGCTCTCGCAGGAGTGGCCGGCCAGTGCCATTCGGGCCGCGCCCAGTTGGCACATGCCCACCCCGTGTCCCCAGCCCTTGCCGTGGATCACAAGTGTGTCGCCCTTCCATTCGAACCAGATCGCCGCACTGTAGAGATGGCTCTCGCTGAGTGCGCGACGGATCTTCAATTCCTTGCCGATGGAGAAGATGCCGCGATCGGTGTGCACGTCCATCGAGAGCAGGCGGCCCGAGCGGCCACGGGGGCCCGGGCGCAGGTCGTGCAGTTCGCCGAACTCAAGCCCGGCGCGTCGTCGCAGCAGGTCGGCGGCCTGGTCGCGGCTCATTTCCACCGTCCAGCGATAATAGCCGTCGCTGTAGCCCAGCATGGCCGGCACCTGCCAGCGTTCGGTGTTGCACCAGACCTCTTCCTCGGCCAGAATCCAGTCGCGCCACTCGCTCTCGCTGCGCTGCGGGGGATCGGCTTCGTCCGCGTCGTCGCAGAGCGCGCGCATGTAGGGAACGGGTGTGTTCTCCCAGACGTTCTCGTAGGCTTCCACGATGCCGCCGCAGCTCTTGCTGTAGCGGGCGTCGCAGACCAGGCCGTCGTGACACAGGAACATGCCGGCGGTGCTGTCGGTGGCCAGGCGTGAGCTGTCCGCGATGGTTTCCACACCGCGATAGCACTGGCAATGGTCATCCGCGCAGATGTCAAAGGCTTCGCCGTGATGATGGCGTCCGCGCGTCGCCAGCCAGGTACTGCGCGCGGCGATGGTCTGGGCCTTCAGCAGTTCCAGTGGGCAGTCAGCGGTCATTTCGCTGCTGTTCACGCTGCGCAGGTAGGCTTCCAGTGGCAGGTCGTTGGCCAGACCCAGCAGGCCATCGTGATCCACGAAGACCCGCAGCGTGTCGGGATAATTCAGCGTGCGCCGGTGCTGCCAGTGGAAATCGATGCCCACTTCCACCTGGTGCACGGCGGCGTGCTGGCCCGGGGGCAGGATGAAACACAGGCCGTGGGGATCCAGTTCGCCGATCGACTCGCCTTCCGACTCGACCAGCACGCGCGCGCTGGCCGGCCGTTGCACGCAGCGCAACCAGGCATCCTCGCCCAGATGCAGCAGGTCGCCCGCACGCGGTGCGTCGGTGGTGGGCTGTCCGTCGATGATGCGTGACACTCTGGCGCGACTCTTCGCGCCGTCGGCGGCATCGACTTCCGCCGCAAGCAGCCAGGTGGGCTGCACCCGGAAAGGGCCCGCCGAGAAGCCGGGGGCAAAGTCCAGCAGGCGACAGCCGAGGCCGTCCTTGGCCAGCTGCTTGTTCAGGGATTCCAGCCAGCTGCGCCGGGGACTTTCCACCAGTTTCAGCAGGTGCAGTGCGCGGGCCGGAGTGCCGTTCAGGAGTTCGATGCGCACTGCGCCTTCGATGGATTCGATCTCACCCGCGGCGGTGCGCAGTTCCGTTCCCGGGGGCAGGTCCAGCCGCAGCTCCTTGCGGCGATGGAGGAAGCCGATCCGGACGCGAAGAGGCTGGGCCATGAAAGATTCCTTGCAGGGAGATTGGGTGTTCTGGTGGATATCGGCATGGAGGGCCGGCCAACAATGCCGTACAATATACGGGGCCGAAAGTTGAGAGTTCTGCCTTGCGGGGGGCGTTCCCGGCAGGAACTTGTCCGCATCCGGTTCAGGTGGCAGCAAGGGGGAGATGGTGTCGGCAAAGTCTGGTGCTTTCACCAACGCCAAGGATGCAGGGTCTGGGCTGGATGTGTTCTACGACCCCCAATGCCCGTTGTGTCGCGCATGCCGCAGGTTGGTCGACGCACGAGTGGCCAGAGGCCGGATCCGCTGGCATGACCGGGACGCTGGTCAGTTCGACCGGCCCGATCTTGGCGTCGCCGCCCGGCTCTCCTGCGACTGTGACAGTCTTGTGCTCAGCGACGGCCAGCGGATCTGGCGAAAATCCGCAGCGGTCTTCCGCCTGCTGCACGAGTTGCCGCTGCCCTGGCGCTGGCTGTCTCTGGGACGCATTCTTCCCGTTGGCCTGGCCGATTCCTGCTACGATGTCGTGGCCCGCCATCGCCATTCCCTTTCCATGGGTCCATCCTCCCCTGATTTCCGCGAAGACTCAACGGATTGATCTCCGTCTCACCATGTGCGCGGTATGTTCCCGGATGATGCTGGGGACCTCGAGCTCTGTCATGCACCCAGTTTTCAAGCGCTGTACCAGGTGACGGCGATCAGTGGCTGCCCGGCATCAGCTTGATCATCAACGGGATTCAACAGAAGCGGCAGAGATCACTCTCTGGCTGACGGCTGCCGCCGCAGCACCCACCACGCCAGCTGCCGGGCCAGCCGAGTTTGCTGGCCTCCAGCCAGCTGCCAGGCCAGCCGAGGCTGCTGGCCTCCCGCCAGCTGCCGCACCAGCCGAGGATGCTGGCCTCCCGCCTGCTGCCAAACCAGCTTAGGATGCTGGCCTCCCGCCAGCTGCTAGGCCAGCCGGCGTTGCTGGCCCCCCGCCAGCCGCCAGGCCAGCACCTATTTTATCCGGGTGATATTGCAGTTTTGTTTTATCCGGGTAAATTGTGGAAAACCAGATGGAGGTGGCATGCAGGCAGAACACGGGCTCACAACGTGCATTGCGTTCGAAGGCAAGGTCAGGCTGGCCGAGGGCGAGCTGGTGGATGTGGCGGCAGCCGTCCGGCACAGACTGGACCAGGATGACTTGGCTCAGGTGCTGGTGTTTGATGGCCAGACCAGCCGGGTCATTGATCTTGATCTGCGCGGCAGCGTGCAGAATGTGCGGGACCGGATCACAAGCGGCTCCGGCACATCGGAAGCGACGGGACAATCGGACAACCCGGAAACAACGCGCCGACCGGGACGCCCGAAATTGGGTGTGGTGGCCCGGGAGATCACGCTGCTGCCCCGTCATTGGGAGTGGCTGGCCGCCCAGCCCGGCGGGGCCAGTGTGGCCTTGCGCAAACTGGTGGAGGCCGCACGCCGCGATCAGGGGGGAAGCAACCGGGTGCGGCTGGCCCGGGAATCCTGCTATCGATTCATGCAGGCCATGGCCGGTGACGAGCCCGGTTTCGAGGAGGCCAGTCGCGCGCTGTTCGCTGGCAATGAAACGGGTTTTCGCGAAAGCGTGTCACCGTGGCCCGCGGATGTTGCCGCACATGCGCGCAGGCTGGCCGCGCCTTCTTTCACGGAGGAGGTCGTGGCCTGATTCAATGTGTGCTCAGGAACGGTGGGCCGGTGTACGCACCAGCAAGAAAAGCCAGACCACACCGGGTGTGGCACAGAGGAAGGCCAGCCAGGGCAGCTGCCCCGGCCCCGGATTGATGAAGGTCTGCAATCCACTGGCCCGGGATTGAAGCAGGATCAGTGAGAGCAGGTTGTTGAGGGCATGCAGTGCCATGGCCGGCACCAGACTGTCCAGCCGGTCACGCAGCAGACCCAGTGCCAGAGCCAGCAGGAAGAGCTCGGCGACATGCCAGGGGTTCAGGTGCATCAGGGCGAAAAACAGAGCGGGCACGATCAACGAGCCGCGCCGACCAAAACGGCTGATCCAGAGCCAGGGGACAAATCCGCGGAAGAAGGTCTCTTCCATCAGGGGAGCAACCAGCAACACGGACAGGAACAGCAGCGCCGATTCCGTTGGAGACCCCGACTGCCAGGACTGCCAGAGCAGTGTGTTGTAGGCCTCCGGCACGGGGATCAGCAAGCCAAGGATGGCGTACAGCAACTGGAAGGCCAGTGCCAGCGAGATCAGCAGGGGCATGGCCCAGAACCATGACACACGGCTGCGCAAGGGGATCACGGCGGGGCGCAGGTTGGCCGACAGGACCAGCAGGCAGGGCAGCCCCACCAGCAGTTCCACGAAGATCGAGATCAGGCGCGTGTTGACACCCTGCCCGCCCGAACCGGGAATGAACAGGATGGCGGCCACGGGAACCAGCAGGGCCACACTGCGCTCGCGCTCAGTCACGCGAACCCTGGCGGAATTGTTCCCAGGCGGCCACGGCAAAGGCGTGGCCCACGTTGAGGCTCTCCACCGAACCGGCTCCCGGAATGGCCAGGCTCAGTCCCAGATGAGGACGGGAATCACCGAGTCCGTGGCTCTCGCTGCCCATCACGAGCACGTCACCGGGCTGGAAGTGAAACTGGTCCAGACTCGTGCTGGCGGCTCCATCCAGGCCGATCAACCGGTGTGATCCGGCGAGGTCCGCCAGATCCCCTTCGTCCAGCCGTACCGCGTGTGACAGGCGGAAGACGGCACCCATCGACGCACGCAGCACCTTGGTGTTGCCCACATCGGCGCAGGCTCCCACCAGTCCGACCCGGCGAATGCCGAACCAGGCGGCCGTGCGGATCACACTGCCCAGATTCCCGGGATCGGCCAGGCCATCCAGCAGCAGCTGGGGACCTTGCGCCGCCATGAGCGCGTCACGGGATTCCAGCTCCGCCGGGCACTCCGCCAGTGCGATGATGCCTTCGGGTGCGGGCTGCGCGGCCAGTTTCACCGCATCGGATTCATGGATGCGCCAGAGCAGGTCGTCACGCTGGAGACGGCGGAGGACAGGAGCGGGCAAGCGCTCGGCAGCGGAATCGGTGAGATACACCTCGCGCAGGGGCCAGCGCGAGAGCAGCAGTTCGTCCAGACACTTGAAGCCCGGTACCAGAACCAGAGCGAGTTCACGGCGTGTGCGGGAGTGGTGCAGCTCCAGCAGGGACTTGAGCTGGCTGCGGGATGTGTCATGCATGACTGTTCCGGAAAGGTGACGCGGAGCGAGCGGGCAATCGGGACCTCAGACGGGACCTCGCAGGCCCATGCCGTAGATCTCGACCACGGGCAGCGCGATCACCAGTCCATGACCCGGCTGTGAGACGGGGCCCACCACTTCTTCGAAAACCTGGACCACGGACGCCACCTGGGCATCTTCCACCACGGTCAGCAGAGTCTTGTTGTGGGGGCGGTTGCCCGAGAGCAGGCCCTTGAGGCCGGCAAAGATCGGGATGTCATGGCTGAGGATGCGGCCCATGCCCACGCTGTCAAGCACGGTGGCACCCCGTACATCCACTTCCAGGAAGGCCTGGATCAGGTCATCCAGCAGTTCTTCCTTGTTCAGGATGACCACCAGCAGCTTCATCGAGGCCTCAGATATCCAGGAAGTCGTGTTCGCAGTTTTCCACGGCGTGCAGGATTTCCTCTGCCGTGGCCAGGGACTCCAGCCGTTCCGCAAGACCGTGTTTGGCCAGCCGACTGATGCGGGCCAGCAGCTTGAGGTGCATGGACGTCATGCCGGTTGCGGTGAGCAGCAGCACCAGAACCGATGCGGCCTGTCCGTCCGGTGCGCCGAAATCCAGCCCGGGGCGGAACAGACCGATGGCCACGATCGGTTCATCCACGGGCCAGGTGTTTCCGTGGGGAATGGCGACGCCACAGCCGATTCCGGTGGGATATTCCGCTTCCCGCTCCAGCACCATGGACAAGGCATCCGCGGGCCGCTCGAGAACTCCCCGCTCGTGCAGGGTCTCGATCAGCAGGCGGATGGCGGCCGTTTTTTCAGCCGGAGCATCGGCCACGACGATCTGGGCGTCGCTCAGCAGGTCTGTGAATTTCATGGGGGTCTTCCACCAGGCTCGGCAGCGCACGGAGTTGCCACAACGGGAACGGTCCCAAGTCTTGTGCGCACAACAGGGGCGGAAAGTAGAAAAGGCTGGCGGGGCAGGCAACGCAATTGCCCTCCCGCTTGAAACTGGCGGGAGTGACAGGCCCGACAAACTTCATTTTCCTGAGGTGAGGATGTCTTCTTCGGGACTGAGCGACAGGAATTAACTTCGCCACCTGACGATAGATCGGCAGACGCAGCTTTCATCAAATCCCGCGTATGACCGGACTCAGCATCCCGTGCTGATCTGTCCGCCCATCGCATGCACTGGAATTCCACGGCATGTCCGGGGTTATGGCCCACGAGCGCCGGGGGCTACGGCAGGACTCGTTCAATGGTGGACCCTCCAATGGAATACAACACCGCTCTGAGCGCCGCGCGCAGTCTGCTGAACGGACTGGAACAGGCCACACTTCTGCTGGACGGCCAGGGCACCGTGCTCCATGCCAATCCTGCCTTTCATCGCTTGCCCGGGCAGACGTCGGTGATCGTGCCCAGCCTTGATGATCTGCTGGATGCCGGAGCCGCGGCCCGGCTGAAAGCCCGGTGCGCGGGCGCGACCAACGGCCATCAGGGTGCGTTCGAACTGGAGCTGCGTCAGTCGGTGCCGCTGGGGGCGCTCCCGGAGGCCCTGAAAACCCGGGCCCGGCTCTCAGGCGTCGAGATGGGGCGGACCCGCTTCTTCACCCTTCAGTTGGAAATGACG
This genomic interval carries:
- a CDS encoding RNA methyltransferase, whose translation is MHDTSRSQLKSLLELHHSRTRRELALVLVPGFKCLDELLLSRWPLREVYLTDSAAERLPAPVLRRLQRDDLLWRIHESDAVKLAAQPAPEGIIALAECPAELESRDALMAAQGPQLLLDGLADPGNLGSVIRTAAWFGIRRVGLVGACADVGNTKVLRASMGAVFRLSHAVRLDEGDLADLAGSHRLIGLDGAASTSLDQFHFQPGDVLVMGSESHGLGDSRPHLGLSLAIPGAGSVESLNVGHAFAVAAWEQFRQGSRD
- a CDS encoding DUF393 domain-containing protein, which produces MSAKSGAFTNAKDAGSGLDVFYDPQCPLCRACRRLVDARVARGRIRWHDRDAGQFDRPDLGVAARLSCDCDSLVLSDGQRIWRKSAAVFRLLHELPLPWRWLSLGRILPVGLADSCYDVVARHRHSLSMGPSSPDFREDSTD
- a CDS encoding DUF2239 family protein, with the protein product MQAEHGLTTCIAFEGKVRLAEGELVDVAAAVRHRLDQDDLAQVLVFDGQTSRVIDLDLRGSVQNVRDRITSGSGTSEATGQSDNPETTRRPGRPKLGVVAREITLLPRHWEWLAAQPGGASVALRKLVEAARRDQGGSNRVRLARESCYRFMQAMAGDEPGFEEASRALFAGNETGFRESVSPWPADVAAHARRLAAPSFTEEVVA
- a CDS encoding SpoIID/LytB domain-containing protein, whose amino-acid sequence is MAQPLRVRIGFLHRRKELRLDLPPGTELRTAAGEIESIEGAVRIELLNGTPARALHLLKLVESPRRSWLESLNKQLAKDGLGCRLLDFAPGFSAGPFRVQPTWLLAAEVDAADGAKSRARVSRIIDGQPTTDAPRAGDLLHLGEDAWLRCVQRPASARVLVESEGESIGELDPHGLCFILPPGQHAAVHQVEVGIDFHWQHRRTLNYPDTLRVFVDHDGLLGLANDLPLEAYLRSVNSSEMTADCPLELLKAQTIAARSTWLATRGRHHHGEAFDICADDHCQCYRGVETIADSSRLATDSTAGMFLCHDGLVCDARYSKSCGGIVEAYENVWENTPVPYMRALCDDADEADPPQRSESEWRDWILAEEEVWCNTERWQVPAMLGYSDGYYRWTVEMSRDQAADLLRRRAGLEFGELHDLRPGPRGRSGRLLSMDVHTDRGIFSIGKELKIRRALSESHLYSAAIWFEWKGDTLVIHGKGWGHGVGMCQLGAARMALAGHSCESILSHYYPGSALLRLQV
- a CDS encoding PTS sugar transporter subunit IIA; this encodes MKFTDLLSDAQIVVADAPAEKTAAIRLLIETLHERGVLERPADALSMVLEREAEYPTGIGCGVAIPHGNTWPVDEPIVAIGLFRPGLDFGAPDGQAASVLVLLLTATGMTSMHLKLLARISRLAKHGLAERLESLATAEEILHAVENCEHDFLDI
- a CDS encoding CPBP family intramembrane metalloprotease; protein product: MTERERSVALLVPVAAILFIPGSGGQGVNTRLISIFVELLVGLPCLLVLSANLRPAVIPLRSRVSWFWAMPLLISLALAFQLLYAILGLLIPVPEAYNTLLWQSWQSGSPTESALLFLSVLLVAPLMEETFFRGFVPWLWISRFGRRGSLIVPALFFALMHLNPWHVAELFLLALALGLLRDRLDSLVPAMALHALNNLLSLILLQSRASGLQTFINPGPGQLPWLAFLCATPGVVWLFLLVRTPAHRS
- a CDS encoding cysteine synthase family protein, which codes for MIYDNILDTIGNTPLVRLNRFSAEVPPTILGKVERFNPAGSVKERVSWAIIEDMEQRGEIKPGGIVVEATSGNMGVGVAMVCAARGYGCIIVMPSKMSMERERIIRAFGGKVVRTRSDVPWDHPESFLNTARRITKETPGAVMLNQFYNQVNPQIHYRTTAQEIWNATEGKIDAFVAGMGTGGTITGVGKFLKEKNPNIQIIGADPVGSSLKHLFDTGEMREGEFYHVEGIGEDFMPETLRFDHVDRMFYVADNDSFRMARKLARSEGIFAGGSTGTILCATMEYARTMGKDQTIVAMLCDNGERYLSKFYNEDWCKEMGFDTD